Proteins encoded by one window of Pseudonocardia alni:
- a CDS encoding metal ABC transporter ATP-binding protein, translating to MGSSHQSALSLRGAGLRFGARTLWSGLDLDVAPGEFVAVLGPNGSGKTTLMRVLLGLLPLSDGTVTVGGHTPRRGSPEIGYVPQQQPLDPDLPLRGRDLVGLGLDGHRFGLGLGRRRERRERVDRALAQVGGTGYADAPVGRLSGGEQQRLRVAQALVGDPAVLLCDEPLLSLDLSHQRIVTRLIDERRRAAGTAVLFVTHEINPVLPLVDRVLYLVDGRFSIGTTDEVMTSETLSRLYRTDVDVLRVRDRLVVVGAEDSPVTRDEHAEHGVAVGGGA from the coding sequence ATGGGTTCTTCGCACCAGTCCGCGCTGTCGCTGCGCGGGGCGGGCCTCCGGTTCGGGGCCCGGACCCTGTGGTCCGGCCTCGACCTGGACGTCGCACCCGGCGAGTTCGTCGCCGTCCTCGGCCCGAACGGCTCCGGCAAGACGACGCTGATGCGCGTCCTGCTGGGGCTGCTCCCGCTCTCCGACGGCACCGTGACCGTCGGCGGGCACACCCCGCGGCGCGGCAGCCCGGAGATCGGCTACGTCCCGCAGCAGCAGCCGCTCGACCCGGACCTGCCGCTGCGCGGGCGCGACCTCGTCGGCCTCGGGCTCGACGGGCACCGCTTCGGTCTCGGCCTGGGCCGGCGACGCGAGCGGCGCGAGCGCGTCGACCGCGCGCTCGCCCAGGTCGGCGGCACCGGGTACGCCGACGCCCCCGTCGGGCGGCTGTCCGGCGGCGAGCAGCAGCGGCTGCGGGTCGCGCAGGCACTCGTCGGGGACCCGGCGGTGCTGCTGTGCGACGAACCCCTGCTCAGCCTGGACCTGTCCCACCAGCGGATCGTGACCCGACTGATCGACGAGCGCCGCCGCGCCGCGGGCACCGCGGTGCTGTTCGTGACCCACGAGATCAACCCGGTGCTGCCGCTGGTGGACCGGGTCCTCTACCTCGTGGACGGCCGGTTCTCGATCGGCACCACCGACGAGGTCATGACCTCGGAGACGCTGTCGCGGCTCTACCGCACCGACGTCGACGTGCTGCGGGTCCGCGACCGGCTGGTCGTCGTCGGGGCCGAGGACTCCCCGGTCACCCGGGACGAGCACGCCGAGCACGGCGTCGCGGTCGGGGGTGGCGCGTGA
- a CDS encoding metal ABC transporter permease → MARILDLSGTGTLLGYPFVRNALIACAVLGLVAGLLAPLVVSRGMAFAVHGTAELAFTGAAAGLLLGVAVGVGAVVGAVVAAVIFGVLGLRQRERDSAIGVVMAFGLGLGVLFLALYDGRSSNRFGLLTGSIVSVDQQNLWVLGVVAVVVLATLALLYRPLLFASTDPDVALARGVPVRALTLVFGVLIGLVTALAVPIVGAILVLSVLIVPGAAANRVTANPLLATVLAIVIAEVALVGGTILSLAPGLPISAYVATIGFVAYLLCRLVGRLRGRGPVRA, encoded by the coding sequence CTGGCCCGGATCCTCGACCTGTCCGGCACCGGCACGCTGCTGGGCTACCCGTTCGTCCGCAACGCGCTCATCGCCTGCGCGGTGCTCGGGCTGGTCGCCGGGCTGCTCGCCCCGCTGGTCGTCAGCCGCGGGATGGCCTTCGCCGTGCACGGCACCGCCGAGCTGGCCTTCACCGGGGCCGCAGCCGGGCTGCTGCTCGGCGTCGCCGTCGGGGTGGGGGCGGTGGTGGGCGCCGTCGTCGCCGCAGTGATCTTCGGTGTGCTGGGCCTGCGCCAACGCGAGCGGGACTCCGCGATCGGTGTGGTGATGGCGTTCGGGCTCGGCCTGGGCGTGCTGTTCCTGGCCCTCTACGACGGCCGCTCCTCCAACCGGTTCGGCCTGCTGACCGGCTCCATCGTGTCGGTCGACCAGCAGAACCTGTGGGTGCTGGGGGTCGTCGCCGTCGTCGTGCTCGCGACCCTGGCGCTGCTCTACCGGCCGCTGCTGTTCGCCAGCACCGACCCCGACGTCGCGCTGGCGCGCGGTGTGCCCGTCCGCGCGCTGACCCTGGTGTTCGGCGTGCTGATCGGTCTGGTGACGGCGCTGGCCGTGCCGATCGTCGGGGCGATCCTGGTGCTGTCGGTGCTGATCGTGCCCGGCGCCGCGGCGAACCGGGTCACCGCGAACCCGCTGCTGGCGACCGTCCTCGCGATCGTCATCGCGGAGGTCGCGCTGGTCGGCGGGACGATCCTGTCGCTGGCGCCGGGGCTGCCGATCTCGGCCTACGTGGCGACCATCGGGTTCGTCGCCTACCTGCTCTGCCGGCTGGTGGGCC